In one Sporomusa sphaeroides DSM 2875 genomic region, the following are encoded:
- the aroF gene encoding 3-deoxy-7-phosphoheptulonate synthase: protein MIIVMNPTATQTEIDNVIARVTAAGLKVHLSEGKLRTIIGLIGEKKLMVQLPLEAMAGVEKAISVTAGYKLVSREFKNEDTVIDVGGVLVGGPHIVVMAGPCAVESREQLLESARIVKEAGAQFLRGGAYKPRTSPYSFQGLEEKGLEMLAEARSLHGLKIVTEVVDIESVPVVGAYADVLQIGARNMQNFQLLKAVGKSGMPVLLKRGIAATINEWLHAAEYIMSEGNFNVMFCERGIRTFEEYTRNTLDLSAVAALKNLSHLPVIVDPSHGTGLWKLVRPMAKAAVAGGADGLMIEVHPNPAEALSDGNQSLTPANYQALMSEVAAVARAVDRRMA, encoded by the coding sequence ATGATTATTGTAATGAATCCTACAGCTACCCAGACAGAAATTGACAATGTGATTGCCCGGGTAACCGCAGCCGGCTTAAAAGTCCATTTGTCGGAAGGTAAACTTCGTACCATTATTGGTTTAATTGGCGAGAAAAAACTCATGGTTCAGTTGCCGCTCGAGGCTATGGCCGGGGTGGAAAAGGCAATATCGGTTACCGCCGGCTACAAACTGGTCAGCCGGGAGTTTAAAAATGAAGACACAGTTATTGATGTTGGCGGCGTGCTGGTGGGTGGTCCCCATATTGTTGTCATGGCCGGACCTTGTGCTGTTGAAAGCCGGGAACAATTACTGGAATCGGCAAGGATTGTCAAAGAAGCGGGCGCCCAATTTCTGCGGGGCGGCGCTTACAAGCCGCGGACTTCGCCTTACTCTTTCCAGGGACTTGAAGAAAAGGGACTGGAGATGCTGGCTGAGGCCAGAAGCTTGCACGGGCTGAAAATTGTTACCGAGGTTGTTGATATTGAATCCGTACCGGTAGTCGGCGCCTATGCCGATGTGTTGCAAATCGGTGCGCGCAATATGCAAAACTTCCAACTCTTAAAGGCGGTAGGCAAAAGCGGCATGCCTGTACTGTTAAAACGCGGGATAGCGGCTACCATCAATGAATGGCTGCACGCCGCCGAATATATTATGAGTGAAGGCAATTTCAACGTTATGTTCTGTGAGCGTGGTATCAGGACCTTCGAAGAATATACCCGTAATACACTGGATTTAAGTGCTGTGGCCGCGCTCAAGAACTTGAGTCATTTGCCGGTTATTGTTGATCCCAGTCATGGAACCGGTTTGTGGAAATTAGTGCGTCCCATGGCTAAAGCGGCCGTCGCCGGCGGAGCAGACGGACTGATGATTGAAGTTCATCCCAACCCGGCCGAAGCGTTATCTGACGGCAATCAGTCACTGACTCCTGCCAATTACCAGGCCTTAATGAGTGAAGTGGCAGCCGTTGCCAGAGCAGTAGACAGGAGAATGGCATGA
- a CDS encoding TIGR03905 family TSCPD domain-containing protein yields MTTYTTSGVCAKKIEFVVEDGIIKKVEFQSGCPGNLAGVSRLAVGMKAEEVIGKLKGITCGDKQTSCPDQFAKALEALNGK; encoded by the coding sequence ATGACTACTTATACGACAAGTGGTGTATGTGCAAAAAAGATTGAATTTGTGGTCGAAGATGGCATTATAAAAAAAGTGGAATTTCAGTCAGGCTGTCCGGGAAATCTGGCCGGAGTCAGCCGGCTGGCTGTGGGGATGAAGGCCGAGGAGGTAATCGGTAAGCTCAAAGGAATAACTTGCGGCGACAAGCAAACCTCCTGCCCGGATCAGTTTGCCAAGGCCTTGGAAGCGCTGAATGGCAAGTAA
- a CDS encoding putative manganese-dependent inorganic diphosphatase: MSKPIYVIGHRNPDTDSICSAIAYAQLKNALGEQAVPVRAGKINAETKYVLDFFGIQPPQLLLDLYPRAKDVMHEKLVTIHPRNTLRKLGQLITQYNVKSIPVVEDDGSLVGIVTVGDLAERYVSELGMQDLRETGVDYAGILGCLNGTLLCGGDLSKSIQGHVKIAASHTQTMAKVIKPGDIVIVGNRTNAQLSCIEVGVACLIITGDYEIEPEVEAAAIKAGTYIFRTPYDTYTCARLINQSIPVGKVMKTKVTSFKPDDMVADLKNVIIRTGYRNYPVVQNGKVVGLIDRDRLIVPERDQVILVDHNERSQAVDGIEEAKIVEIVDHHRLGGLETSEPIFIRHEPVGSTATIVANMHWHRNIDISRQSAGLLLAAIISDTVLFKSPTTTAKDRDTAQKLAQITGLDIQEFGMGMLQAGSVIDKLSPSDIVTTDLKEFQIGEYHVVISQISVMDPEAVLKQQKQLNAALQEICEKGQYSMAILLVTGILSEATYLLHYGQPSGLIAAAFGEGRSDGTWFLPGVMSRKKQVVPPLIDAVRRDMYN; this comes from the coding sequence TTGTCAAAGCCAATATATGTAATAGGCCACCGTAATCCGGACACTGATTCCATTTGCTCGGCCATTGCTTATGCACAGCTTAAGAATGCATTGGGCGAGCAGGCAGTTCCTGTACGTGCCGGAAAAATCAATGCCGAAACCAAATATGTTTTAGATTTTTTTGGCATACAGCCACCGCAGCTCCTGCTTGATCTGTATCCCCGGGCCAAAGATGTAATGCATGAAAAGCTGGTTACCATTCATCCCAGGAATACGCTGCGAAAGCTGGGGCAGCTTATTACGCAGTATAATGTAAAATCAATTCCGGTTGTGGAAGATGACGGTAGTTTGGTGGGCATTGTCACTGTCGGAGATTTAGCTGAACGCTATGTTAGTGAGCTCGGGATGCAGGATTTGCGGGAAACCGGGGTCGACTATGCCGGAATCCTTGGATGTCTCAATGGTACTTTATTATGTGGCGGTGATTTGTCCAAGTCCATTCAGGGCCATGTAAAAATTGCCGCTTCCCATACTCAAACTATGGCTAAAGTGATTAAACCGGGTGATATTGTTATTGTCGGCAATCGTACCAATGCTCAGCTAAGCTGTATTGAAGTGGGAGTAGCTTGTCTGATCATAACCGGCGATTATGAAATAGAGCCTGAGGTGGAAGCTGCTGCCATAAAAGCCGGGACATATATCTTCCGTACCCCTTATGATACCTATACCTGTGCCCGGCTGATCAACCAGAGCATTCCGGTGGGAAAAGTTATGAAAACCAAGGTTACGTCCTTTAAACCGGACGATATGGTAGCCGACCTGAAAAATGTCATTATTCGTACCGGCTACCGCAACTATCCGGTAGTTCAAAACGGTAAAGTGGTAGGACTTATTGACCGTGACCGGCTGATAGTGCCTGAGCGTGACCAGGTGATTCTGGTGGACCATAACGAGCGTTCGCAAGCCGTTGATGGAATTGAAGAAGCTAAAATTGTTGAGATTGTGGATCATCACAGGCTGGGTGGACTGGAAACCAGTGAACCTATTTTTATCAGACATGAGCCGGTAGGCTCTACCGCTACCATTGTAGCCAATATGCACTGGCATAGAAATATCGATATATCCCGGCAAAGCGCAGGGCTGCTGCTGGCAGCCATCATCTCAGATACCGTATTGTTTAAATCGCCGACTACAACGGCAAAAGACCGCGATACGGCCCAAAAACTTGCACAGATTACCGGTCTTGACATTCAGGAATTTGGGATGGGCATGCTGCAAGCCGGTTCGGTTATAGATAAGCTAAGTCCGAGCGATATTGTAACTACCGATCTGAAAGAATTTCAGATTGGTGAATATCATGTTGTGATTAGTCAAATATCTGTCATGGACCCCGAAGCAGTGTTAAAGCAGCAAAAGCAACTGAATGCCGCGCTGCAGGAAATCTGCGAAAAAGGGCAGTATAGTATGGCCATATTATTGGTTACCGGTATATTGAGCGAGGCTACGTATCTCTTGCATTATGGTCAGCCGTCAGGTCTCATAGCAGCTGCATTTGGCGAAGGACGCTCTGACGGCACCTGGTTTCTGCCTGGTGTTATGTCACGCAAAAAACAGGTAGTACCGCCGCTGATTGATGCCGTCCGCCGGGATATGTATAACTAG
- the phoU gene encoding phosphate signaling complex protein PhoU, with the protein MLRANYLQVLADIREDITKMGEKTVLSVMTAVSSFALNNVEQAQLSRQYEKEVDAMYKAIDDKCITTIATQQPAAADLRFLVSTIKIANEVERVADYANNIAKIVQKKFPKLDLASLAPVTDGVTKLGELAAAMLADAIRAYALNDAELATQVRERDAEVNKLNKALIKDILAIAMTNPQNQEAVLEYNVAIRYIERVADRATNIAEGVFYIATGFNVKDKKS; encoded by the coding sequence TTGTTAAGAGCTAATTATTTACAAGTGCTTGCCGATATTCGTGAGGATATAACGAAGATGGGCGAAAAAACCGTCTTATCGGTAATGACGGCAGTCAGCTCCTTTGCCTTGAATAATGTTGAGCAAGCGCAACTTTCACGGCAGTATGAAAAAGAAGTTGATGCTATGTATAAAGCCATTGATGACAAATGCATTACCACAATTGCCACCCAGCAACCGGCTGCTGCCGATTTGCGTTTTCTGGTATCAACGATAAAAATTGCCAATGAGGTTGAACGGGTAGCCGATTATGCAAACAATATTGCAAAAATAGTCCAAAAAAAATTTCCCAAACTGGATTTGGCCTCGCTTGCTCCGGTAACAGACGGAGTTACCAAACTTGGTGAGCTGGCAGCAGCCATGCTTGCTGACGCCATCAGGGCCTATGCATTGAATGATGCCGAGTTAGCTACCCAGGTAAGAGAGCGGGATGCTGAAGTAAATAAGCTAAATAAGGCGTTGATTAAAGATATTTTAGCCATTGCGATGACTAATCCGCAAAATCAGGAAGCCGTACTTGAGTATAATGTAGCCATTCGCTATATTGAAAGGGTGGCCGACCGGGCGACAAATATTGCCGAAGGGGTATTTTACATTGCTACCGGCTTTAACGTGAAAGATAAAAAGTCATAG
- a CDS encoding MogA/MoaB family molybdenum cofactor biosynthesis protein has translation MFSIGIITASDKGARGEREDLSGKAIAEVLAELGEVKHYLIVPDEQSALSEAMIQMADDRKLDLILTTGGTGLGPRDVTPEATLAVIDRQVPGIPEVMRAKSLEKTSRAMLSRAVSGLRGRTLIINLPGSPKGVRECLEAVLPALEHGLSIMKGEAGECARP, from the coding sequence ATGTTTAGTATTGGCATTATTACCGCCAGTGACAAAGGCGCGCGTGGTGAACGGGAGGATCTGAGCGGCAAGGCGATTGCCGAGGTGCTGGCTGAGCTCGGTGAGGTTAAACATTATCTAATTGTTCCTGATGAGCAGTCAGCCCTCAGTGAGGCGATGATTCAAATGGCTGACGACCGTAAGCTGGACCTGATCCTTACCACCGGCGGCACCGGCCTTGGTCCGCGTGATGTGACACCGGAGGCCACCTTAGCTGTAATTGACAGGCAGGTACCGGGTATTCCGGAAGTTATGCGAGCCAAATCGCTGGAAAAAACCTCACGGGCTATGCTCTCACGAGCTGTGTCCGGCTTGCGCGGGCGGACACTGATTATTAATTTGCCCGGTAGCCCCAAAGGCGTGCGGGAATGTTTGGAAGCCGTACTGCCGGCTCTGGAGCATGGGCTCTCAATCATGAAAGGGGAAGCAGGCGAATGTGCCAGACCCTAA
- a CDS encoding MOSC domain-containing protein, translating into MQGKIVAVCTSKNKGERKKDVRQANLLVGLGLEGDAHAGFKHRQVSLLALESIEKMRQMGLDVHPGDFAENITTQGLNLPVLPIGTKLKIGDTLLEVSQIGKECHTRCNIYYQAGDCVMPKEGIFAIVVAGGKIASGDSIEVIENV; encoded by the coding sequence ATGCAGGGTAAAATTGTAGCTGTTTGTACCAGCAAAAACAAAGGGGAACGTAAAAAAGATGTCAGACAGGCGAATTTGCTTGTCGGTCTGGGACTTGAAGGAGACGCTCATGCCGGGTTTAAGCACCGTCAGGTAAGTTTGCTGGCATTAGAAAGCATTGAAAAGATGCGGCAAATGGGGCTTGATGTTCATCCTGGAGATTTTGCCGAAAATATAACGACCCAGGGATTAAACCTGCCGGTTTTGCCGATCGGCACCAAGCTTAAGATCGGCGATACTTTGCTCGAAGTCAGTCAAATTGGCAAGGAATGTCACACTCGCTGCAATATCTATTACCAGGCCGGTGATTGTGTTATGCCGAAGGAAGGCATCTTTGCCATTGTTGTGGCAGGCGGTAAGATTGCGAGTGGTGATAGTATTGAGGTGATTGAAAATGTTTAG
- the moaC gene encoding cyclic pyranopterin monophosphate synthase MoaC: MGLTHFNNCGKARMVDVTVKEETKREAVAEGRISMEPATLALIKQGAMGKGDVLGVAQVAGVMGAKRTWDLIPMCHPLLLTGVNLEFVIDDTASVIDIKAIVKTTGKTGVEMEALTAVSVAALTIYDMCKAVDKGMTIEYVRLAAKSGGKSGDYVREDK; encoded by the coding sequence GTGGGGCTTACACATTTCAACAATTGCGGTAAAGCCCGCATGGTTGATGTCACCGTGAAAGAGGAAACAAAGCGGGAGGCCGTAGCAGAAGGCCGGATTAGCATGGAGCCTGCCACGCTTGCACTGATAAAACAAGGGGCAATGGGTAAAGGTGATGTCTTAGGAGTGGCCCAGGTAGCCGGAGTCATGGGTGCCAAACGGACCTGGGATTTAATTCCGATGTGTCACCCGCTGCTATTGACAGGAGTTAATCTTGAATTTGTTATTGATGATACGGCAAGTGTGATTGATATTAAAGCCATTGTCAAGACCACCGGCAAAACCGGAGTGGAGATGGAGGCACTTACAGCGGTTTCAGTGGCTGCCTTAACCATTTATGATATGTGTAAAGCCGTTGATAAAGGCATGACAATTGAATATGTCCGCCTGGCGGCTAAATCAGGCGGCAAAAGCGGCGACTATGTCAGGGAGGATAAATAA
- a CDS encoding iron-containing alcohol dehydrogenase, with protein sequence MTKKSYGYFMPPVSLMGVGCLEDIADYIKPMGFKKALIVSDKVLVQIQLTKKLTDVLDKIGVAYVIFDGAQPNPTVTNVNDGLKLLQDNKCDFVISFGGGSPHDCAKGIAIVAANGGKIEDYEGLNKSAKPQMPLIAVNTTSGTASQMTRFCIITDESRHVKMAIVDWHTTAVIAVDDAELMVAMPPALTAATGMDALTHAVEAYVSTIATPVTDCAALKAIELISGYLRRAVANGNDMEAREMMTYAEYLAGIAFNNASLGYVHAMAHQLGGFYDLPHGVCNAILLPAVEDYNAKVVPERFVDIAKAMGKDVTGLSSADAAAAALTAIRELSADIGIPAGLKDLKGFKESDIPTLAANALKDVCGLSNPKQATQEEIEAIYRAAI encoded by the coding sequence ATGACGAAAAAATCTTATGGTTATTTTATGCCTCCGGTATCCCTGATGGGGGTTGGCTGCCTTGAGGATATCGCTGATTATATTAAGCCGATGGGCTTTAAGAAGGCGTTAATTGTTAGCGATAAAGTTCTTGTCCAAATTCAACTTACCAAAAAACTTACCGATGTGCTTGACAAAATTGGCGTAGCCTATGTTATTTTTGACGGTGCTCAGCCTAACCCAACCGTTACTAATGTTAATGATGGCTTGAAATTACTTCAGGACAATAAATGTGATTTCGTTATATCTTTTGGCGGTGGTTCGCCTCATGACTGTGCAAAAGGTATTGCCATTGTTGCTGCTAACGGCGGCAAGATTGAAGACTACGAAGGTCTTAATAAATCAGCCAAACCTCAAATGCCGCTGATTGCGGTTAACACAACCTCTGGTACCGCCAGCCAGATGACCCGCTTCTGTATCATTACCGATGAAAGCCGGCATGTAAAAATGGCCATTGTTGACTGGCATACAACGGCAGTTATCGCTGTTGATGATGCGGAATTAATGGTTGCTATGCCGCCGGCTCTTACTGCTGCCACCGGTATGGATGCACTGACCCACGCAGTAGAAGCTTATGTATCCACAATTGCTACCCCGGTCACCGATTGTGCCGCCCTCAAGGCAATAGAATTGATTTCCGGCTATTTAAGAAGAGCAGTTGCTAACGGCAATGATATGGAAGCCAGAGAAATGATGACATATGCCGAATATCTTGCCGGCATCGCTTTCAATAACGCCAGCCTGGGATATGTACACGCCATGGCCCATCAGCTTGGTGGATTCTATGATCTGCCTCATGGTGTCTGCAATGCTATTTTGCTTCCGGCCGTGGAAGACTATAATGCGAAAGTTGTTCCTGAAAGATTTGTTGATATCGCCAAGGCAATGGGTAAGGATGTTACAGGATTATCTTCGGCAGATGCTGCCGCAGCCGCACTTACCGCCATTCGGGAACTTTCTGCCGACATCGGTATTCCAGCAGGCTTGAAAGACCTCAAGGGGTTTAAGGAAAGCGATATTCCGACTCTTGCCGCTAATGCGCTTAAAGATGTCTGTGGTCTAAGTAATCCGAAACAAGCCACGCAAGAAGAAATTGAGGCTATCTACAGAGCTGCCATTTAA
- the moaA gene encoding GTP 3',8-cyclase MoaA encodes MHDGHNRQINYLRVSVTDRCNFRCAYCMPEQGVPMLSHDDILSYEEMFRVIRVLSQHGISKIRLTGGEPLVRRGITGFIRSIADLNTITDISLTTNGSLLAGMAGELKAAGLKRVNISLDTIDPERFRCITGGGDVAAVIKGIQTALAVGLMPVKLNVVLTNIISKYDVAYFVDLIHREPVSIRFIEYMPIGDARVGPGPSIAEIKKMINSSGRGTLKPTLDIHGNGPAKYFCLPQAKGSFGFITPISEHFCGACNRIRLTADGKIKPCLLSNQEVDIKEALRSGAGDDEIAKLFYAIITSKPEGHTLSNSGNPTNFFRKMSQIGG; translated from the coding sequence GTGCATGACGGACATAATCGCCAAATCAATTATTTACGGGTTTCGGTAACCGACCGCTGTAATTTTCGCTGTGCTTATTGTATGCCAGAACAAGGCGTTCCCATGCTTAGCCATGATGATATTCTCAGTTATGAAGAAATGTTCCGGGTAATCCGGGTTCTCAGTCAGCATGGTATTAGCAAAATTCGCTTAACAGGCGGTGAGCCGCTGGTGCGGCGGGGAATTACCGGGTTTATCCGCAGCATTGCCGACCTGAATACGATAACCGATATATCTTTGACCACCAATGGCAGCCTGCTTGCCGGAATGGCTGGTGAGCTAAAAGCCGCTGGTTTAAAACGGGTGAATATCAGTCTTGACACCATTGATCCGGAACGGTTCAGATGCATTACCGGCGGTGGCGATGTTGCTGCAGTCATCAAAGGAATACAAACCGCCTTAGCGGTAGGCTTGATGCCGGTAAAGCTTAATGTTGTGTTGACTAACATAATCTCGAAATACGATGTAGCGTATTTTGTCGATCTGATACATCGCGAGCCGGTATCTATCCGGTTTATTGAATATATGCCGATTGGGGATGCGCGGGTTGGCCCGGGCCCCAGTATTGCCGAAATCAAAAAAATGATTAATTCCTCAGGTCGTGGAACTTTGAAGCCAACTTTGGATATTCATGGCAACGGTCCTGCAAAATATTTTTGCCTGCCACAGGCCAAAGGCTCCTTCGGCTTTATAACCCCCATATCGGAACACTTTTGCGGTGCCTGCAACAGGATTCGCCTGACAGCAGACGGAAAGATTAAGCCCTGTCTGTTGTCAAATCAAGAAGTAGATATTAAGGAGGCTCTTCGCAGTGGGGCTGGTGATGATGAAATTGCAAAATTATTTTATGCCATCATTACGAGCAAACCGGAAGGTCATACTTTGTCAAATTCGGGCAACCCGACGAATTTTTTTCGAAAAATGTCACAGATAGGCGGATAA
- the mobB gene encoding molybdopterin-guanine dinucleotide biosynthesis protein B, producing the protein MIPVISVVGRSNSGKTTYLEKLIAELKRRGYRLAVIKHHHTDNVELDHPGKDTWRHAQAGADIVCLASPNKFAMMRKSDQELSLDRVISYIDNVDIIFTEGYKQEAKSKIEVYRQAAGHLPLGNKPELLAVVSDTVLYQDVSHFALDDPSAMADFLEKNVLKMK; encoded by the coding sequence ATGATTCCGGTAATTTCTGTGGTAGGGCGGTCAAATAGTGGTAAGACAACCTATTTGGAAAAACTAATTGCAGAGCTTAAACGCCGGGGATACCGGCTGGCGGTTATTAAGCATCACCATACCGATAATGTTGAACTGGATCATCCCGGAAAAGACACTTGGCGGCACGCTCAGGCAGGGGCAGATATCGTTTGTCTGGCTTCGCCGAATAAATTTGCCATGATGCGAAAAAGTGACCAGGAACTGTCACTTGACCGGGTGATTAGTTACATTGATAATGTGGATATAATCTTTACCGAAGGCTATAAACAAGAGGCTAAGTCAAAGATTGAAGTGTATCGTCAGGCAGCAGGCCATCTTCCGCTTGGCAATAAGCCGGAGCTGCTTGCTGTAGTGAGCGATACCGTTCTTTATCAGGATGTGTCGCATTTTGCCCTTGATGATCCGTCAGCTATGGCTGACTTCCTAGAAAAAAATGTGTTGAAAATGAAATAG
- a CDS encoding metal-dependent hydrolase, translating into MITLKFYGHACFTVTHKNTTLLFDPFFTGNPANPASPDEINCNYILVSHGHGDHLGDTIAIAKRTGATVIGTAELAALAEQQNCANISMHLGGKRSFDFGYVRITPAFHGAGIPGGHAAGFIVSFFGKTLYFAGDTALFGDMALLGRLEKIDYALLPIGDNYTMGPDDAVEAVKLLQPQAVIPMHYNTWPVIAQSPEAFKEKITAMNIPVHIMNPGESMDL; encoded by the coding sequence ATGATTACCCTAAAATTTTATGGACATGCTTGTTTTACCGTAACTCACAAAAATACAACCCTGCTGTTTGATCCTTTTTTTACCGGTAATCCTGCCAATCCTGCCAGCCCGGATGAGATTAATTGCAATTACATTCTGGTCAGTCACGGTCATGGCGACCATCTTGGCGATACTATCGCCATTGCCAAGCGCACAGGCGCCACCGTTATTGGTACGGCTGAACTGGCCGCTCTGGCAGAACAACAAAACTGTGCCAATATCAGCATGCATCTGGGCGGCAAACGCTCCTTTGATTTTGGCTATGTCCGGATAACGCCTGCCTTCCATGGTGCGGGCATCCCTGGTGGACATGCTGCCGGGTTTATTGTCAGTTTCTTTGGCAAAACCCTCTATTTCGCCGGTGACACGGCACTTTTCGGCGACATGGCACTCCTGGGTCGCCTGGAGAAAATCGACTACGCCCTGCTGCCGATTGGCGATAATTATACCATGGGGCCTGATGACGCTGTGGAAGCCGTCAAACTGCTCCAGCCACAGGCAGTAATTCCCATGCACTATAATACCTGGCCGGTTATTGCCCAATCGCCGGAAGCTTTTAAGGAGAAAATTACGGCGATGAACATTCCTGTACATATTATGAACCCAGGTGAAAGTATGGATTTATAG
- a CDS encoding N-acetyltransferase, whose amino-acid sequence MIFRKATFSDVESILKLINEYAQQGLMLARSRNTLYEGLREFVLAEEDGKVVGVAALHLVWDELAEIRALAVHPSKIKTGIGRTIVEKLTEEAKELGVKTLFALTYQPGFFRKLGFKEVEKDSVPQKMWKECINCPKFPNCDEIAMVKEL is encoded by the coding sequence ATGATTTTTCGTAAAGCGACATTTAGTGATGTGGAAAGCATCCTGAAATTGATTAATGAGTATGCTCAGCAGGGGCTTATGCTGGCACGCTCGCGTAATACCCTGTATGAAGGATTGCGGGAATTTGTCCTGGCCGAAGAGGACGGAAAGGTTGTCGGAGTTGCGGCTTTGCATTTGGTATGGGACGAGTTAGCCGAGATCCGGGCGCTGGCTGTCCATCCCAGCAAGATAAAGACTGGTATTGGGCGCACGATTGTGGAGAAACTTACCGAAGAAGCGAAAGAACTTGGCGTTAAAACCTTATTTGCCTTAACCTATCAGCCGGGATTTTTCCGAAAGCTGGGCTTTAAAGAAGTGGAGAAAGACAGTGTACCGCAAAAAATGTGGAAAGAATGTATCAACTGTCCTAAATTTCCCAACTGTGATGAGATTGCCATGGTTAAAGAATTATAA
- the nth gene encoding endonuclease III, with translation MRITKAIKQEMLALLEQYYSDTTTALNYTTAFELLIAVVLSAQCTDTRVNIITARMFPRYNTPEKILELGQDGLEAAIRDCGLFRSKAKNILATCEILCREYGGQVPEKFEDLLKLPGVGRKTANVVISQLFGVPAIAVDTHVFRVANRLKLAMGDTPLAVEQGLMRAIPKEKWGDAHHWLIWHGRKVCKAAKPLCRDCFLQHLCPSSNAK, from the coding sequence GTGCGCATAACTAAAGCAATTAAACAAGAGATGCTTGCATTATTGGAGCAATATTATAGCGATACTACTACTGCGCTGAATTACACTACGGCGTTTGAACTTTTGATTGCCGTAGTGTTATCAGCTCAGTGTACAGATACCAGGGTGAATATTATCACGGCGCGGATGTTTCCCCGTTATAATACACCGGAAAAAATTCTTGAGTTGGGGCAGGACGGGCTTGAAGCAGCAATCAGGGATTGTGGCTTATTTCGCAGTAAAGCGAAAAATATTCTTGCAACCTGTGAGATATTGTGCCGGGAATATGGCGGACAAGTGCCGGAAAAATTTGAGGATTTACTCAAACTGCCCGGAGTGGGGCGGAAAACCGCCAATGTTGTGATAAGCCAATTATTTGGTGTGCCTGCCATTGCAGTGGATACCCATGTATTCCGGGTGGCTAACCGGCTTAAGCTGGCAATGGGTGATACGCCGCTGGCTGTTGAGCAAGGGCTTATGCGCGCTATTCCCAAAGAAAAATGGGGAGATGCCCACCACTGGCTCATCTGGCATGGACGCAAAGTCTGCAAGGCAGCAAAACCGTTGTGTAGGGATTGCTTTTTGCAGCATTTGTGTCCAAGCAGTAATGCTAAGTAG